The Rhodothermales bacterium nucleotide sequence GCGAGCGCTCCGCCGAGGGGGTCGCTGTCGTTGATCAGGACGTTGACCGAGGCGGAGACGTCCTCGTCGAGCACGAGCGCATCGTCGATCGCCGACGGCGCCGGCAGGACCGAATAGGACTCGACGGACGACAGCGCGTTGCCGGCCGTATCTTCGCCCCCGAACACATAAACTTCATCGCCCACCGTGACGGCCGCGAACGATTCCCGGCCGGCGTTCAGCGGCGCGAGGGCCTGCCAGCTGTTCGATACCGGGTCGTAGCGATCGACGGACGCCACGACCTGGTTGTTGGCCTTGCGGCCCCCCAGCGCGAGGATGCGTCCGTCCAGGGTGACGGCCGAAAGACCGCCCCGCGCCACGGCGAGCGGCGCACGGTCGATCGTGCCCAGTTCCGAGGTATACAGCTGGACGAGGTTCATCGGCCCGAAGGCGTTAAAGCCACCCAGCGCATAAGCCGAGTCGCCGAGGGTCACGGCGGTGAACGACGCCCGCGGAATGTCCAGCACCCAATCCGAAGGCACCCACTTCGTGTCGTTTGGATCGTACGACTCGACGCTCGTCAGGATCTGCTCGTTTTCATTCGAGCCCCCCACCACATACAGTTCGCCATGCAGCACGACGGCGGCGAGCCCTTGCCGCGCCTCGTCCAGCCCGCTGAAGGAGACCCAGCGGTTCTCCCCTTCGTCGAACACTTCCACATCCTTGGTGGTCTCGTCCGAATTCGTATGGCCACCGATCACCATCAGTTGCCCGTTATAGACGACTGCCGCGCCATTTTCGCGTCCTTTGCGGAGGCTCGGGAACGTCTCCCAGGTGTCGCTGGCCGGGTTATACCGCTCGACGAGATCGAGCACGTCGCCGTTGGCGTCCCGGCCGCCGATCACGTAGATGCGGCCCTGGTGCTCGACCGCCATGAGCCCGGAGCGCG carries:
- a CDS encoding kelch repeat-containing protein — encoded protein: MKSRYLWLLFSWLLVSSPVDSARAQTAAKWQARSAMATARSGLMAVEHQGRIYVIGGRDANGDVLDLVERYNPASDTWETFPSLRKGRENGAAVVYNGQLMVIGGHTNSDETTKDVEVFDEGENRWVSFSGLDEARQGLAAVVLHGELYVVGGSNENEQILTSVESYDPNDTKWVPSDWVLDIPRASFTAVTLGDSAYALGGFNAFGPMNLVQLYTSELGTIDRAPLAVARGGLSAVTLDGRILALGGRKANNQVVASVDRYDPVSNSWQALAPLNAGRESFAAVTVGDEVYVFGGEDTAGNALSSVESYSVLPAPSAIDDALVLDEDVSASVNVLINDSDPLGGALAIGGFSQGAHGAVTKVNNSTLQYVPAPNYAGSDSFTYTAVNQSGISSTGTVSVTVRAVNDPPAFVTSPVEGALTGASYVYDVTVGDVDGDALTLGATVPAWLSLVDNGDGTGTLAGTPTASELGSHNVVLTVGDGTVTVQQAFTVTVVAGAPAAPVLTFPADGALDMALRLALTWSAPGASTSDVQVSTSSDFS